From Pseudomonas poae, the proteins below share one genomic window:
- the pbpC gene encoding penicillin-binding protein 1C, which produces MKLPSLKRLTPPLLAAAVLLAGLRLWPHAPLEQTVSSSRVVLADDGSLLRMTLADDGQYRLWLPLERISPSLVEALLLKEDRNFYWHPGVNPPALLRAAMATYSGGQRQGGSTLSMQLARRLWDLNTRQVPGKLQQMALALWLEARYSKHDILEAYLNLAPMGGNIEGAEAASRIYFSKSASQLSLSESLALAVIPQQPGRRARFGPSLQNARLRLMADWRETYPQDPRNGSLLDLPLEARNRQQIPFLAPHLSEQLLASQPDNELNSTLNLPLQQLLERLITGFIAERRSTGVENATAILIDSRDQSVKALVGSADYLSTSIHGQVNGVLARRSPGSTLKPFLYGLALDQGVIHPMSILKDLPSNFGYFQPENFDGSFVGPLTARDALIRSRNIPAVWLASQVKSPSLYGLLQRAGIKGLRGESHYGLALALGGGEMTPEELAQLYVMLAGDGHLRPLRYVQDQPPSTGPQLLTPQAAFMVRDMLRRNPRPDGLPDRHWRTAWKTGTSWGFHDAWSAGLVGPYVLVVWVGNFDGRPNPAFIGAKTAAPLFFRIADALPLALPNVLIKPDKPPAGLVRIDVCAASGELPNRWCPQTRKTWYIPGVSPIRVSNLHRPVLIDTRTGKAACPPFEAQYTREEVFEFWPSDVQRLYRAAGLPRRTPPNVMKNCQPNRVSDQSEAPQIRSPLTQVSYQLRLSQPQESIPLSANAASDAATLYWFADQTLIGQGPPQTTLNWRPGKSGEYWLRVSDDQGRSASRGLKVEFVP; this is translated from the coding sequence TTGAAATTACCAAGCCTTAAGCGACTGACGCCGCCGCTGCTGGCAGCGGCGGTGCTGTTGGCGGGGTTGCGGCTATGGCCGCACGCCCCGCTGGAACAGACCGTGAGCTCCTCACGGGTGGTGTTGGCCGACGACGGCTCATTGCTGCGCATGACGCTGGCGGATGACGGCCAATACCGTTTATGGCTACCGCTGGAGCGCATATCACCGTCACTGGTCGAAGCCTTACTGCTCAAGGAAGACCGCAATTTCTACTGGCACCCCGGGGTCAATCCGCCGGCGTTGCTGCGGGCGGCCATGGCCACCTACAGCGGCGGCCAGCGTCAGGGCGGCTCGACCTTGAGCATGCAACTGGCACGGCGGTTGTGGGACCTCAACACCCGCCAGGTACCGGGCAAGCTGCAACAGATGGCCCTGGCATTGTGGTTGGAGGCGCGGTACAGCAAGCACGATATTCTCGAGGCTTACCTGAACCTGGCCCCCATGGGCGGCAATATCGAAGGCGCCGAGGCGGCGAGCCGGATTTACTTCAGCAAGTCAGCATCGCAGTTGTCCTTGTCGGAATCCCTGGCGCTGGCGGTGATTCCCCAGCAGCCGGGGCGGCGCGCACGCTTTGGGCCATCCCTGCAAAATGCGCGGCTGCGGTTGATGGCCGACTGGCGTGAAACTTATCCACAAGACCCGCGTAACGGCAGTTTGCTCGACTTGCCGCTGGAGGCGCGCAACCGCCAGCAGATCCCGTTTCTGGCACCGCACCTGAGCGAACAGTTGCTGGCGTCCCAGCCGGACAATGAGTTGAACAGCACCCTTAACCTGCCCTTGCAGCAATTACTCGAACGCCTGATCACCGGCTTTATCGCTGAACGGCGCAGCACCGGCGTGGAAAACGCCACGGCGATTCTGATCGACAGCCGTGATCAGAGCGTAAAGGCATTGGTGGGCTCGGCGGATTACTTATCCACAAGCATCCACGGCCAGGTCAACGGCGTGCTGGCGCGGCGCTCGCCAGGGTCGACCCTCAAGCCATTCCTCTATGGGCTGGCGCTGGACCAAGGGGTTATCCACCCCATGAGCATCCTCAAGGATTTGCCGAGTAACTTCGGCTACTTCCAGCCAGAAAATTTCGACGGCAGTTTTGTCGGGCCACTGACTGCGCGGGACGCCCTGATCCGTAGTCGCAATATCCCCGCTGTGTGGCTGGCCAGCCAGGTAAAATCGCCGTCTCTGTATGGATTGCTGCAACGCGCCGGTATCAAGGGCCTGCGCGGTGAAAGCCACTACGGCCTGGCGCTGGCCCTCGGCGGCGGTGAGATGACGCCGGAGGAGCTGGCGCAGCTGTATGTGATGCTGGCCGGCGACGGGCATCTGCGGCCATTGCGCTATGTGCAGGACCAGCCGCCATCCACCGGCCCCCAACTGCTCACCCCGCAAGCCGCGTTTATGGTGCGCGACATGCTGCGCCGCAACCCGCGCCCGGATGGTTTGCCCGATCGCCACTGGCGTACCGCCTGGAAAACCGGCACGTCCTGGGGTTTTCACGACGCCTGGAGCGCCGGCCTGGTCGGCCCGTACGTGCTGGTGGTGTGGGTAGGTAACTTTGATGGTCGCCCGAACCCGGCGTTTATCGGCGCCAAGACCGCCGCGCCGCTGTTCTTTCGCATCGCCGATGCCTTGCCCCTGGCGTTGCCGAATGTGCTGATCAAACCCGACAAACCACCCGCCGGGCTGGTGCGCATCGACGTCTGCGCCGCTTCCGGCGAGTTGCCCAACCGCTGGTGCCCGCAAACCCGCAAGACCTGGTACATCCCCGGCGTCTCGCCGATACGCGTGTCCAACCTGCACCGCCCGGTACTGATCGACACCCGCACCGGCAAGGCCGCGTGCCCACCGTTCGAGGCGCAATACACCCGCGAAGAAGTCTTCGAGTTCTGGCCCAGCGACGTCCAGCGCCTGTACCGCGCCGCCGGCCTGCCCCGGCGCACACCGCCGAATGTGATGAAGAACTGTCAGCCCAATCGCGTCAGCGACCAGAGCGAAGCGCCGCAAATCCGCTCGCCGCTGACGCAGGTGAGCTACCAGTTGCGCCTGTCCCAGCCCCAGGAAAGCATCCCGCTGAGCGCCAACGCGGCCAGTGATGCGGCGACCTTGTACTGGTTCGCCGACCAGACGCTGATTGGCCAGGGCCCACCGCAAACCACGCTGAACTGGCGGCCGGGCAAATCGGGGGAATATTGGTTGCGGGTCAGTGATGATCAGGGGCGTAGCGCGAGCCGGGGGTTGAAGGTGGAGTTTGTGCCGTGA
- a CDS encoding lysophospholipid acyltransferase family protein: MFEPVVATLITSMARTVTGARSLWLGCAPVPVQRIYFANHSSHGDFVLLWASLPQNLRKFTRPVAGSDYWNKSALRRYIINRVFNGVLIDRERKDPVDNPLQPMLNALEGGDSLIIFPEGTRNLEDGLLPFKSGLYHLAKSYPQAELIPVWIANLNRVMPKGRVLPLPLLCTTSFGAPLQLEDGEDKADFLARTRDALLALAPEHV; the protein is encoded by the coding sequence ATGTTCGAACCCGTGGTCGCCACGCTGATTACCTCCATGGCCCGCACCGTCACTGGCGCCCGCAGCCTGTGGCTGGGTTGCGCGCCCGTGCCGGTGCAGCGCATCTACTTTGCCAACCACAGCAGCCACGGCGACTTCGTGTTGCTGTGGGCCTCCCTGCCGCAGAACCTGCGCAAATTCACGCGCCCGGTGGCCGGCAGCGATTACTGGAACAAAAGTGCCCTGCGCCGCTACATCATCAACCGCGTGTTCAACGGCGTGCTGATCGACCGCGAGCGCAAAGACCCTGTGGATAACCCGCTGCAGCCGATGCTCAACGCGCTGGAAGGCGGCGATTCGCTGATCATTTTTCCCGAAGGCACGCGCAATCTGGAAGACGGCCTGCTGCCCTTCAAAAGCGGCCTGTACCACTTGGCGAAAAGTTACCCACAGGCCGAATTGATCCCGGTGTGGATCGCCAACCTCAACCGGGTCATGCCCAAGGGCCGCGTACTGCCGCTGCCTTTGCTGTGCACCACCAGCTTCGGCGCGCCGCTGCAATTGGAAGACGGTGAAGACAAAGCCGACTTCCTTGCCCGCACCCGCGACGCCCTGCTCGCCCTTGCCCCGGAGCACGTCTGA
- the rfbH gene encoding lipopolysaccharide biosynthesis protein RfbH, translating into MTTQDDLRKQIDDLAQQYSKTAFARREFVPGVTAIPPAGKVIDGAEVGLMIQASLDGWLTTGRFNTEFEKRLSKFLGVKHVLTTNSGSSANLLAFTALTSPTLGDRAIKPGDEVIGVAAGFPTTVNPIIQNGAIPVFVDVDLATYNINPDLIEAAISPKTKAIMLAHTLGNPYNLRKIRELCDKYKLWLVEDCCDALGSTYDGKLVGTFGDIGTLSFYPAHHITMGEGGAVFTNKSKLRLAVESIRDWGRSCFCPPGEDNTCKKRFCWQLGDLPYGYDHKYTYSHLGYNLKITDMQAACALAQMDKLPSFIEARKHNFAYLKERLASCAEFLILPEATEGAEPSWFGFPITLKDAIPYQRLDLLTFLDEHKIGTRLLFAGNLLRQPYMIGREYRVSGTLENTDRIMSKTFWVGVWPGLTHEMLDYVVDRIETFFGINK; encoded by the coding sequence ATGACCACCCAAGACGACCTCAGAAAACAGATTGACGACCTGGCCCAGCAATACTCCAAGACCGCGTTTGCGCGTCGTGAATTCGTGCCTGGCGTGACCGCCATTCCACCGGCAGGCAAAGTGATCGATGGGGCCGAAGTCGGCCTGATGATTCAGGCCTCGCTGGATGGTTGGTTGACCACTGGCCGTTTCAACACCGAATTCGAAAAGCGCCTCAGCAAGTTCCTTGGCGTCAAGCACGTACTGACCACCAACTCCGGTTCGTCAGCCAACCTGCTGGCGTTCACCGCGCTGACCTCGCCAACCCTGGGCGATCGCGCAATCAAGCCGGGTGACGAAGTGATTGGCGTGGCGGCGGGCTTCCCCACCACCGTCAACCCGATCATCCAGAATGGTGCGATCCCGGTATTTGTCGACGTTGACCTGGCGACCTACAACATCAACCCGGACCTGATCGAAGCAGCCATTTCGCCGAAAACCAAGGCGATCATGCTGGCTCACACCCTCGGCAACCCGTACAACCTGCGCAAGATTCGCGAGCTGTGCGACAAGTACAAGCTGTGGTTGGTCGAAGACTGCTGCGACGCCCTGGGTTCTACCTATGACGGCAAGCTGGTCGGCACCTTTGGCGATATCGGCACCTTGAGCTTCTACCCGGCTCACCACATCACCATGGGTGAAGGCGGCGCGGTATTCACCAACAAGTCCAAGCTGCGTCTTGCGGTCGAATCCATTCGTGACTGGGGCCGCTCGTGCTTCTGCCCGCCAGGTGAAGACAACACCTGCAAGAAGCGTTTTTGCTGGCAACTGGGTGATCTGCCGTATGGCTACGATCACAAGTACACCTACTCCCACCTGGGCTATAACCTCAAGATTACCGACATGCAGGCCGCTTGCGCTCTGGCGCAAATGGACAAGCTGCCGTCCTTCATCGAGGCGCGCAAACATAACTTTGCCTACCTGAAGGAGCGGCTCGCGAGCTGTGCGGAGTTCCTGATTCTTCCGGAAGCCACTGAAGGCGCTGAGCCGTCGTGGTTTGGTTTCCCGATCACCTTGAAGGACGCGATCCCGTATCAACGTCTTGATCTGCTGACGTTCCTGGACGAGCACAAAATTGGTACACGACTTCTCTTCGCCGGGAATCTGCTGCGCCAACCGTATATGATTGGCCGCGAATATCGTGTGTCGGGCACTTTGGAAAACACTGACCGGATCATGAGCAAGACGTTCTGGGTTGGCGTTTGGCCAGGTCTGACCCATGAAATGCTTGACTACGTCGTAGATCGTATCGAAACGTTCTTCGGTATCAACAAATAA
- a CDS encoding thiamine pyrophosphate-binding protein, whose translation MQKKYSDWVSTWLAEAGYTHCFFVAGGNIMHLLESLSHNLTCVPVVHEVAAGIAAEYFNATNGQGHKALALVTAGPGLTNIVTALSGAFLESRELLVIGGQVKTADLSHGELRQRGIQEIDGIAIARPVTVAAERLDTQLSREAFLALCAATERGRPGPVFIELPLDVQGRLMSAEELPTTPAVAVTGKPMPLPADVRTAETSLDEVLGLLRGAQRPAVLIGGGVSHEAAAALTAIAEQHSLPLFTTWNGLDRIAADHPCYFGRPNTWGQRYANLLLQQADLVLALGTRLGLQQTGFNWQEFGRGGKVVQVDCDVAELTKGHPRVDVPICADVNPWLKSLASRLEGQWSEWHGYCRQVQASLPLIEENVTHEGYQSPFKLVEHLSTLLTADDVVVPCSSGGAFTVMMQVFAQKAGQRVVTNKGLASMGYGLSGAIGAAFANPDQRVVLVEGDGGFAQNLQEIGTVGVNRLNVKIFIFDDSGYASIRSTQRSYFGGRYVGCDIETGLGLPNWAALFTAYGIPVVHVEPGFESSQAFTAQLESDGPGAFIVKVDPEQTYFPKITSRVTPTGMASNPLHQMSPDLDDALAQQVTRFL comes from the coding sequence ATGCAGAAAAAGTATAGCGATTGGGTCAGTACCTGGCTGGCAGAAGCAGGCTACACCCACTGCTTCTTCGTAGCAGGCGGCAATATCATGCACCTGCTGGAAAGCCTCAGCCATAACCTGACCTGCGTCCCCGTCGTGCATGAAGTGGCGGCAGGTATCGCGGCAGAATATTTCAACGCCACCAACGGCCAGGGCCACAAAGCCTTGGCGCTGGTCACTGCAGGCCCTGGCCTGACCAACATCGTCACGGCTTTGTCCGGTGCCTTCCTCGAAAGCCGCGAACTGCTGGTGATCGGTGGTCAGGTCAAGACTGCAGACTTGAGCCACGGCGAATTGCGTCAACGCGGTATCCAGGAAATCGACGGTATTGCCATCGCTCGTCCTGTCACCGTCGCCGCCGAGCGCCTGGACACCCAGCTCTCCCGCGAAGCTTTCCTGGCCCTCTGCGCAGCTACCGAGCGTGGCCGCCCGGGCCCGGTGTTCATCGAACTGCCGCTGGACGTGCAAGGCCGCTTGATGAGCGCCGAAGAACTGCCGACCACGCCTGCCGTTGCCGTTACTGGCAAGCCAATGCCGTTGCCTGCCGATGTTCGCACGGCCGAGACCTCGCTCGACGAGGTGCTGGGCCTGTTGCGCGGCGCTCAACGCCCTGCGGTGTTGATTGGCGGCGGCGTCAGCCATGAAGCGGCGGCGGCGTTGACAGCCATCGCCGAGCAGCACTCGTTGCCGTTGTTCACAACCTGGAATGGCCTGGACCGTATCGCCGCCGACCATCCATGCTATTTCGGCCGGCCCAATACCTGGGGTCAGCGCTACGCCAACCTGCTGCTCCAGCAGGCCGATCTGGTGCTGGCGCTGGGTACGCGGCTTGGCCTGCAGCAGACCGGTTTCAACTGGCAGGAATTCGGGCGTGGCGGCAAGGTCGTGCAGGTGGACTGCGATGTGGCCGAACTGACCAAGGGCCACCCACGTGTCGACGTGCCGATCTGTGCCGACGTCAACCCGTGGCTCAAGAGCCTGGCTTCCAGGCTCGAAGGTCAGTGGAGCGAGTGGCACGGCTACTGCCGCCAGGTTCAGGCGTCTTTGCCATTGATCGAAGAGAACGTGACCCACGAGGGTTACCAATCACCGTTCAAACTGGTGGAGCATCTGTCTACTTTGCTCACCGCAGACGACGTGGTTGTGCCTTGCAGCAGCGGCGGCGCGTTCACGGTCATGATGCAGGTGTTCGCACAGAAGGCCGGCCAGCGCGTGGTGACCAACAAGGGCCTGGCCTCGATGGGTTACGGCTTGAGCGGTGCGATTGGCGCGGCATTTGCCAACCCGGATCAGCGCGTAGTGTTGGTTGAAGGTGACGGCGGCTTTGCGCAGAACCTCCAGGAAATCGGCACGGTTGGCGTTAACCGCCTGAACGTGAAGATCTTTATCTTCGATGACTCGGGCTATGCGTCTATTCGTTCGACCCAACGTAGCTACTTCGGTGGGCGTTACGTGGGTTGTGACATCGAAACGGGCTTGGGTCTGCCAAACTGGGCTGCGTTGTTTACCGCCTACGGTATTCCGGTGGTGCACGTAGAGCCAGGCTTTGAAAGCTCGCAGGCGTTCACCGCTCAACTCGAGAGCGATGGCCCGGGCGCCTTCATCGTCAAGGTCGACCCTGAGCAAACCTATTTCCCAAAAATCACCAGCCGAGTCACGCCAACGGGCATGGCTTCCAACCCGTTGCACCAGATGTCGCCTGATCTGGATGACGCGTTGGCGCAGCAGGTTACGCGCTTTCTGTAA
- a CDS encoding ABC transporter permease, with the protein MRAALVATETWIFLGSHDIKQRYRRSVLGPFWITLSTAVLIGGLGVMYAGLFKMDVNDYIPYLAAGMITWNFMTLVVTESCFVFTGAEGSIKAARIPLSSYVLRLVWRNILVFLHNSVVLIGVVVWFLPFNFMNLLMALVGLAVIGVFLFWLALLVGLLSARFRDIPLIVANVMQVVFFMTPIMWKAEVLSSRMWIAEMNPFYYMLELVRNPLLGQPLTMSVWTGVAAIVLVTAVASFLLFARFRTRIVYWL; encoded by the coding sequence TTGCGCGCTGCTTTGGTTGCGACGGAAACCTGGATTTTCCTGGGAAGTCATGACATCAAGCAGCGGTATCGGCGTTCAGTGCTGGGGCCGTTCTGGATCACCCTCAGTACCGCCGTGTTGATCGGCGGCCTGGGCGTGATGTATGCCGGGTTGTTCAAGATGGATGTGAATGACTACATCCCCTACCTTGCTGCCGGCATGATCACCTGGAACTTCATGACGCTCGTGGTCACTGAAAGTTGCTTTGTGTTCACGGGGGCGGAAGGCAGTATCAAGGCGGCAAGGATACCCTTGTCGTCCTATGTGCTGCGGCTGGTGTGGCGCAACATCCTGGTGTTCCTGCACAACTCGGTCGTATTGATCGGTGTGGTGGTGTGGTTCCTGCCGTTCAACTTCATGAACTTGTTGATGGCCTTGGTCGGGCTGGCGGTGATCGGGGTGTTCCTGTTCTGGCTGGCACTGCTCGTCGGCCTGCTCAGCGCGCGTTTTCGCGATATCCCGCTGATTGTTGCCAACGTGATGCAGGTGGTGTTTTTCATGACGCCCATCATGTGGAAAGCGGAGGTGCTGAGCTCGCGGATGTGGATCGCCGAGATGAACCCGTTCTACTACATGCTCGAACTCGTTCGTAACCCGCTGCTGGGCCAGCCATTGACCATGAGCGTCTGGACCGGTGTGGCCGCGATTGTGCTGGTTACCGCGGTGGCCTCTTTTCTTTTGTTTGCGCGTTTTCGTACGCGCATTGTTTATTGGTTGTAA
- a CDS encoding phosphatidate cytidylyltransferase: MDSQTLMLFGGIGAILVLASLIGLILKLRTRGTPNAVIDNLNARINAWWVMVVVIGIAFWLGTGAVILLFYAVSFYALREFLTLTPTRRSDYPALVAAFYLALPLQYLLIYSDWYGLFSIFIPVYVFLLLPILASLGGDSTHFLERASKVQWGLMIAVFCVSFVPALLTLDIPGYEGRNLLLIAYLVIVVQLSDVLQYVCGKLFGKHKIAPNLSPSKTVEGFVGGILLSSLIGAALWWTTPFNPWQSFLIALLINLLGFAGGIVMSAIKRDRGVKDWGHMIEGHGGMLDRLDSVCFAAPIFFHLVRYWWT, encoded by the coding sequence ATGGATAGCCAAACCCTGATGTTGTTCGGCGGGATCGGCGCGATCCTGGTGCTCGCCTCGCTGATCGGCCTGATCCTCAAATTGCGCACCCGTGGTACGCCGAACGCGGTGATCGACAACCTCAACGCCCGCATCAACGCCTGGTGGGTGATGGTGGTGGTGATCGGCATCGCCTTCTGGCTGGGCACCGGCGCAGTGATCCTGCTGTTCTACGCCGTGTCGTTTTACGCCCTGCGTGAATTCCTCACCCTCACTCCCACCCGCCGCAGCGACTATCCGGCCCTGGTCGCCGCGTTCTACCTGGCCCTGCCGCTGCAATACCTGCTGATCTACTCGGACTGGTACGGGCTGTTCTCGATCTTTATCCCGGTGTACGTGTTCCTGCTGCTGCCGATCCTCGCTTCGCTGGGCGGCGACAGCACGCACTTCCTGGAACGCGCCTCGAAAGTGCAGTGGGGCCTGATGATCGCGGTGTTCTGCGTGTCTTTCGTGCCCGCGCTGCTGACCCTCGACATCCCCGGCTACGAAGGCCGCAACCTGCTGCTGATCGCTTACCTGGTGATCGTGGTGCAGCTCTCGGACGTGTTGCAGTACGTGTGCGGCAAACTGTTCGGCAAACACAAGATCGCGCCCAACCTGTCGCCCTCCAAAACCGTGGAAGGCTTTGTCGGCGGAATTTTGCTGTCGTCCCTGATCGGCGCGGCGCTGTGGTGGACCACACCGTTCAACCCGTGGCAGTCATTTTTGATCGCGCTGCTGATCAACCTGCTGGGGTTTGCGGGCGGCATTGTGATGTCCGCGATCAAGCGCGACCGGGGCGTTAAAGACTGGGGGCATATGATCGAAGGGCACGGCGGGATGCTGGACCGGCTGGATTCGGTATGTTTTGCCGCGCCGATTTTCTTCCACCTGGTGCGGTACTGGTGGACTTGA
- a CDS encoding ABC transporter ATP-binding protein, whose amino-acid sequence MAHIIAKDLVVEFPIYQGAQRSMRKTFLKAASGGKLAGSDSRVLVRAVDGATFSINDGERVGLLGHNGSGKTTLLRALSGVYEPASGTLDMDGSITSLLDISQGFDLDSSGLENITLRAITMGHSPKRIKPHIDEICDFSGLGDYLKLPVRTYSSGMMMRLAFAISTSVGSDILLMDEWLSVGDDDFKARATERLTHLFNRAAIVVIASHDTALLARTCTRILHVEHGKIIREQTAQEFTGSDHAEKV is encoded by the coding sequence ATGGCCCACATCATTGCTAAGGACCTGGTAGTCGAGTTTCCGATTTACCAGGGCGCGCAAAGGTCGATGCGCAAAACGTTCCTCAAGGCGGCGTCAGGAGGAAAGCTGGCTGGCTCCGACTCGCGAGTGCTGGTCCGTGCGGTTGACGGCGCCACGTTCTCGATCAACGACGGTGAGCGCGTCGGTTTGCTGGGCCACAATGGCTCGGGCAAGACCACATTGCTGCGCGCCTTGAGCGGTGTGTATGAGCCGGCCAGCGGTACGCTCGACATGGACGGTTCGATCACCTCACTGCTGGATATTTCCCAAGGCTTCGACCTCGACTCCAGTGGCCTTGAGAACATCACCCTGCGCGCCATCACCATGGGGCATTCGCCGAAGCGGATCAAACCGCACATCGATGAGATCTGCGATTTCTCCGGGTTGGGCGACTACCTGAAGCTGCCCGTTCGTACCTATTCGAGCGGGATGATGATGCGCCTGGCATTTGCTATCTCGACCTCCGTCGGCTCCGACATCCTGTTGATGGACGAATGGCTGAGCGTTGGCGACGATGATTTCAAGGCACGAGCCACCGAGCGGCTCACCCATCTGTTCAACCGTGCAGCGATCGTCGTGATTGCCTCGCACGATACCGCGCTGCTCGCGCGCACTTGTACGCGAATCCTGCACGTGGAACACGGCAAGATCATTCGCGAACAAACCGCTCAAGAATTCACCGGGAGTGATCATGCAGAAAAAGTATAG
- a CDS encoding phosphatase PAP2/dual specificity phosphatase family protein, with the protein MREPGLLKPAVLWLLLLAPLFFSTYGFATWVTSQRSDVGTLVFGWETHMPFWAWTIVPYWSIDLLYGFSLLLPNTRHELKQHALRLLSAQVIAVSCFLIWPLRFTFERPELDGVFGWLFAVLAGFDKPFNQAPSLHIALLVILWVMYQRHTQGVWRWLVHGWFALIGISVLTTYQHHFIDLPTGALAGWLCVWLWPLEHPSPLLNARLTRDTKRWRLGVRYGLGALALVIVAFGLGGGWLWLLWPAVSLGLIKANYFVLGAAGFQKRADGRLTPAARWLYAPYLVGAWINSRLWTRKHPHPDLIVDNVWLGRIPARNEQGSFKAIVDLCAELPINPQGRAYECVPVLDLVAPTPIECLQAAKAIERLRSSGPLLVCCALGYSRSATAVAAWLLHSGRAATVDEALAIIRTARAHVVLHPAHRKALEGLPHAR; encoded by the coding sequence ATGCGCGAACCCGGCTTATTGAAACCGGCAGTCCTGTGGCTGCTGTTGTTGGCACCGCTGTTTTTCAGCACCTACGGCTTTGCTACCTGGGTCACCAGCCAGCGCAGCGACGTCGGCACGCTGGTGTTCGGCTGGGAAACCCATATGCCGTTCTGGGCCTGGACCATCGTGCCCTACTGGTCCATCGACCTGCTCTACGGCTTCTCCCTGCTGCTGCCCAACACCCGGCATGAGCTGAAGCAACACGCGTTGCGCCTGCTCAGTGCGCAGGTCATCGCCGTGAGCTGCTTCCTGATCTGGCCGCTGCGCTTCACCTTTGAACGGCCGGAGCTGGACGGCGTGTTCGGTTGGCTGTTTGCCGTCCTGGCGGGTTTCGACAAGCCGTTCAACCAGGCGCCCTCGCTGCATATCGCGCTGCTGGTGATCCTGTGGGTCATGTACCAGCGGCATACCCAAGGTGTCTGGCGCTGGCTGGTGCATGGCTGGTTCGCACTGATCGGCATTTCAGTGCTGACCACTTATCAACATCACTTTATCGACTTACCCACAGGCGCCCTCGCCGGGTGGCTGTGCGTGTGGTTGTGGCCGCTGGAGCATCCAAGCCCGCTGCTGAATGCGCGGCTTACCCGGGACACAAAGCGCTGGCGGCTGGGCGTGCGCTACGGGCTGGGTGCTTTGGCGTTGGTGATTGTCGCGTTCGGGCTGGGCGGCGGTTGGCTGTGGCTGCTGTGGCCGGCGGTTTCACTGGGGTTGATCAAGGCCAACTATTTCGTACTCGGCGCGGCGGGCTTTCAGAAACGCGCCGATGGCCGCCTGACACCCGCCGCACGCTGGCTGTATGCACCTTATCTGGTCGGCGCGTGGATCAATTCACGCCTGTGGACACGCAAGCATCCACACCCCGACCTGATTGTGGATAACGTCTGGCTTGGGCGGATTCCTGCGCGTAACGAGCAAGGTTCATTCAAGGCAATCGTCGATCTGTGCGCCGAATTGCCGATTAATCCACAGGGCCGCGCTTATGAGTGCGTCCCGGTGCTGGACCTGGTCGCCCCAACACCCATCGAATGCCTGCAAGCGGCCAAGGCCATCGAACGCCTGCGCTCAAGCGGCCCGTTGCTGGTGTGCTGCGCCCTGGGTTATTCGCGCAGCGCCACCGCCGTCGCGGCCTGGCTGCTGCACAGCGGCCGAGCCGCCACGGTTGATGAGGCGCTGGCTATTATTCGTACAGCGCGGGCCCATGTGGTCCTGCACCCCGCTCACCGTAAAGCTTTGGAGGGTTTGCCCCATGCCCGCTGA